GCTGCTGGTCACCTTTCATAACGAAACCTGGGGCGGGGAGAAATTTTTCCAGCTGCTGGCGCGCCTGTCGCAGACGCCGCGCGAACAAATTGCCCTGCTGGAGCTGATTAACTTCTGCCTGCAGCTGGGGTTTGAGGGACGTTACCGGGTGATGGATAACGGGCGTTCCCAGCTGGAAACCATCAGACAGCGCCTGCTACAGATGATCCGCTCGGTACGCGGTGGCTATGCGCCGCCGCTGTCGGTGCATCCGGAAGACCATCCGGTAACGCGTAAACTGTGGCGTCCGGTAGTACCGCTGTGGGCCTGCACCGCCGTGGTGGGCTTCCTCGCCTGCCTGCTCTATATCCTGCTCAACTGGCGGTTAGGTGACTACACCAGTCCGGTGCTGGCCTCGGTCTACCAGACCTCGTTACCGGAAGTGAGTATTCACAATCCGGCTCCGCCGCCGCCTGCCGCGGTTAATCTGAAAACCTTCCTGAAGCCCGAAATCGAACAGGGGCTGGTGGCGGTGCGCGACGAGGCTGACCGTAGCGTGGTGACGCTAAAAGGTGACGGCCTGTTTACCTCTGCTTCTACCGAAGTGCGCGGGCGCTACGCCGAGGTGCTGGACCGCGTTGCCGCCGCCATGAACAACGTCAGCGGCCGCATCCTGGTGGTCGGCTACAGCGATAACGTGCCGATCCGCAGCGCGCGCTTTGCCTCCAACTACGAGCTTTCCCTGGCGCGGGCGCAGTCGGTTTCCGGGCAGCTGCGGCAGCATCTGAGCCAGCCGCAGCGGGTGAAGGCGGAAGGACGCGGCGAAAGCAGTCCGCTTGCCCCGAACAATAGCGCTGAGAACCGCGCCCGCAACCGCCGTGTAGAAATCACGCTGCTGGTGTCACCGGGCAATACCCGGGTCGAGCTGAACGACATGGCGCAAGGAAACTAACCGATGTTGAATATGCTGTTTGCCGTTTTAACCCATCGCCTGCTGTGGGGCTTTGTCGGGATCACCGCGCTGTCGTTTATTATCTGGGTCATCGGCCCGGTATTTTCGATTGCAGACTCGCGGCCGCTGGAGCCGGAAGTTAACCGCCAGATCAGTATCGGCCTGCTCTATCTGGTGTGGGCGCTGGGTAACCTGGTGCCGCGCCTGTATAACGCCTGGCTGAACCGTAAGCTGATGGGCAGCCTGAAAACCACCCCCGGCGAACAGCCGGACGGTGATAATCCGCGTCTGACCAGCGAAGATCGGGTGCTGGCGGAACGCTTTAGCGAAGCCTCCGAGCTG
This DNA window, taken from Erwinia tasmaniensis Et1/99, encodes the following:
- a CDS encoding DotU family type VI secretion system protein: MKQEKHSDAAQAGIGAANGHNPLVAAANPLLNAIPQIRHSVSHPDPAGLRQRLVDEIRQFEMNCQRAGLPWEVIIGARYCLCTALDEAAALTPWGGRGVWPGNGLLVTFHNETWGGEKFFQLLARLSQTPREQIALLELINFCLQLGFEGRYRVMDNGRSQLETIRQRLLQMIRSVRGGYAPPLSVHPEDHPVTRKLWRPVVPLWACTAVVGFLACLLYILLNWRLGDYTSPVLASVYQTSLPEVSIHNPAPPPPAAVNLKTFLKPEIEQGLVAVRDEADRSVVTLKGDGLFTSASTEVRGRYAEVLDRVAAAMNNVSGRILVVGYSDNVPIRSARFASNYELSLARAQSVSGQLRQHLSQPQRVKAEGRGESSPLAPNNSAENRARNRRVEITLLVSPGNTRVELNDMAQGN